One window from the genome of Balaenoptera musculus isolate JJ_BM4_2016_0621 chromosome 3, mBalMus1.pri.v3, whole genome shotgun sequence encodes:
- the LOC118893621 gene encoding glycine cleavage system H protein, mitochondrial-like — MALRAARGVPAVVCSPRAISAPNVACPPWPWGLRAGAVGALRASPALLSVSKFTDKHEWVTTENGAGTVGISSFAQEALGDVVYCRLPEAGTKLNKQEEFGALENVKAANELHSPLSGEVTEINEALAENPGLVNKSCYEDGWLIKMTLSNPSEPDELMSEEAYEKYIKSIEE, encoded by the coding sequence ATGGCGCTGCGAGCGGCGCGGGGTGTGCCAGCCGTGGTCTGCAGCCCGCGCGCCATCTCTGCGCCCAACGTGGCCTGCCCGCCGTGGCCCTGGGGACTGCGGGCGGGCGCCGTCGGGGCACTGCGCGCCAGCCCCGCTCTGCTGTCGGTGAGTAAATTCACTGACAAACATGAATGGGTAACAACAGAAAACGGTGCTGGAACAGTGGGAATCAGCAGTTTTGCACAGGAAGCTTTGGGAGATGTTGTTTACTGTAGGCTGCCTGAAGCTGGGACAAAATTGAACAAACAAGAGGAATTTGGTGCTTTGGAAAATGTGAAAGCTGCTAATGAACTCCATTCTCCTCTATCAGGAGAAGTAACTGAAATTAACGAGGCTCTAGCAGAAAATCCAGGACTTGTCAACAAATCTTGTTATGAAGATGGTTGGCTGATCAAGATGACCCTCAGTAACCCTTCAGAACCAGATGAACTAATGAGTGAAGAAGCAtatgagaaatacataaaatctattGAGGAGTGA